In Carassius gibelio isolate Cgi1373 ecotype wild population from Czech Republic chromosome B2, carGib1.2-hapl.c, whole genome shotgun sequence, a single genomic region encodes these proteins:
- the LOC127951532 gene encoding uncharacterized protein LOC127951532 isoform X4 has product MSTEAELQADVKLTVKKESRRRGGDRSEQALIQRFRGDGVRYKAKLIGIDDVTATRGDKLCQDSMMKLKGIAASARSKGSHKQRVFLTVSFGGIKIYDERSGVLQHHHSVHEISYIAKDTRDHRAFGYVCGKKGTHKFVAIKTSHSAEPVILDLRDLFTLIYDIKQREESQKKAEKDKHCEQAIYQTILEDETDDPVYQYIVFEAGHEPLRGFQSEESVYQVPTSQQRDGIYDAPKHHLMTNINQFDLFGDMATPPDILSVPASPATTLDPGRRGRQHRPELFTHFSPPAVPSGYMTMGAFQAAHWTQQSFGTQAAPMAFGVQGPLQVAQMLPGGQPVIWGQANLFHSPATGQQQWAFLPSQTVGMGAHPIPAAVLQGLVPIAAMRPHSCEPPETSSNIMSPQHCVEPTLKESGYEDALNKDPQEETIAVQICTSKHDPAQSSGKLEMDCCGELDLSQLRLTSESSTLPSPTDSCAATGPEQDTMSPAASPSIEPLLVTANDSLVNAPEASEACAQTPSTDEMPPDAQINLPDSSQLVVEREMSSGAVALCRSEEQPPKDPVDCSQSEWSPWTRCDPCLKKRYRYATLVQPSEFGGDPCHDQGREEEPCTAASRYSCQRHTPPCQGFRCTVTGRCVLEALRCNADDDCGDGSDELGCKKVYKACNQPTQEYYGIENLAKGFNILNGKLEAVVLDNRYYAGGCLPHFIQDVRYRKPYNIQQYTIETKGSYDFTLEAYESYSEYSKSETKATLSKTSVSFGIAIPNTFEFSFKYNDQKYKKTVTKMRNFSGTKKKFLRAHSELEVARYSLKTSDLMLHPEFMSRLQALPLEYTYGEYRQLYSDYGTHFIREATLGGDFEYTIVLNDETLEKSDYKLEDIKNCVQVGLKVGGAIQGVYLGVGFSVGGCKGLLDELGDSSKTGEMVEDVFIVVRGGDSETVSRLAAKQLPTPDIMQLWGDAVFYNPDFISKKIEPLHELVPSRDPNANILKKNLKRALAEYLKETSSCRCSPCLNNGIAVLKGTRCVCICPAGFRGVSCEITKRKASAVDGSWSCWSSWSTCSRKTQKRTRQCNNPAPQNGGVTCPGPEEESADCF; this is encoded by the exons GTCTTACAGCATCACCACTCTGTACATGAAATCTCTTACATTGCCAAAGACACAAGGGACCATCGCGCCTTCGGCTACGTCTGCGGGAAAAAAGGCACCCACAAATTTGTGGCAATCAAGACCAGCCATTCG GCAGAGCCAGTCATACTGGACCTGCGTGACCTTTTCACTCTCATCTATGACATCAAACAGAGGGAGGAGTCACAGAAAAAGGCTGAGAAAGACAAGCACTGCGAACAAGCCATCTATCAG ACGATTCTGGAGGATGAGACTGATGATCCAGTGTATCAG TACATTGTGTTTGAAGCTGGACACGAGCCCCTCCGTGGCTTCCAATCAGAGGAGAGCGTTTACCAG GTCCCCACAAGTCAGCAGAGAGACGGCATCTATGACGCTCCAAAACACCATCTTATGACT AATATAAACCAGTTTGATCTTTTTGGTGACATGGCAACCCCACCAGACATCCTTTCT GTGCCAGCATCGCCTGCTACCACACTGGATCCTGGAAGGAGGGGACGTCAGCACCGTCCCGAACTCTTCACTCATTTTAGCCCACCGGCTGTGCCCTCGG GCTATATGACCATGGGTGCATTCCAGGCTGCCCACTGGACCCAACAGTCATTTGGTACACAAGCCGCTCCAATGGCCTTTGGGGTTCAGGGACCATTGCAGGTGGCCCAGATGCTCCCTGGAGGCCAGCCTGTGATTTGGGGTCAGGCTAATCTCTTCCACTCTCCAGCCACGGGCCAGCAGCAATGGGCGTTTTTACCATCCCAGACAGTTGGAATGGGGGCGCATCCGATTCCAGCCGCAGTGCTTCAAGGTCTGGTTCCCATAGCTGCCATGCGCCCGCACTCCTGTGAACCTCCCGAGACTTCATCAAACATAATGAGTCCTCAGCACTGTGTAGAACCTACCCTAAAGGAAAGTGGATATGAGGACGCCCTAAACAAGGACCCCCAGGAGGAAACCATAGCTGTTCAGATTTGCACAAGCAAACATGATCCTGCACAGTCCTCTGGGAAACTGGAAATGGACTGTTGTGGTGAGCTTGATCTTTCACAGTTGAGATTGACTTCAGAGTCGTCAACATTACCATCCCCAACTGATTCTT GTGCTGCTACTGGTCCTGAGCAGGACACCATGTCTCCAGCAGCTTCCCCCTCAATAGAGCCATTGCTCGTGACTGCAAATGATAGCTTAGTCAATGCACCAGAAGCTTCG GAGGCATGTGCTCAAACTCCCAGCACTGATGAGATGCCACCAGATGCTCAGATAAACCTTCCAGACTCTTCACAGCTGGTTGTCGAAAGAGAGATGTCTTCTGG TGCTGTAGCGCTCTGTCGTTCAGAAGAACAACCGCCTAAAGACCCAGTGGACTGTTCACAGTCTGAATGGTCCCCATGGACTCGCTGTGACCCCTGCCTTAAGAAGAGG TATCGCTACGCCACGCTGGTCCAGCCGTCTGAGTTTGGAGGAGATCCGTGTCATGATCAGGGCCGAGAGGAGGAACCCTGCACCGCTGCATCGAGATACTCCTGCCAGAGACACACTCCTCCATGCCAGGGCTTTCGCTGCACCGTCACAG GTCGCTGTGTGCTGGAGGCTCTGCGCTGTAACGCTGATGATGACTGCGGGGATGGCTCTGATGAACTGGGCTGTAAAAAGGTGTACAAAGCCTGTAATCAGCCAACCCAGGAGTATTATGGGATCGAGAATCTTGCCAAAGG ATTCAACATTTTGAATGGTAAACTGGAAGCAGTGGTGCTCGATAACCGATACTACGCTGGCGGCTGCTTGCCTCATTTCATCCAAGATGTTCGCTACAGGAAGCCGTATAATATACAACAGTACACAATAGAG ACAAAAGGCTCTTATGATTTCACACTGGAGGCATATGAATCTTACAGTGAATACTCCAAGAGTGAAACAAAGGCAACTTTGTCCAAGACCAGCGTCTCATTTGGAATTGCTATTCCTAATACTTTtgagttcagttttaaatataatGACCAAAAGTACAAGAAGACAGTGACGAAGATGCGCAACTTTTCTGGGACG AAAAAGAAATTTCTCCGAGCTCACTCTGAACTTGAGGTAGCGCGCTATTCTTTAAAAACATCAGACCTGATGTTACACCCTGAATTCATGTCCCGCTTGCAAGCCCTGCCACTGGAATACACATACGGAGAATATCGGCAGCTCTACAGTGACTACGGAACACATTTCATCAGAGAGGCGACTCTCGGTGGAGATTTCGAATATACTATTGTCCTCAATGATGAGACATTAGAGAAATCTG ACTACAAGCTTGAAGATATCAAGAACTGTGTACAAGTTGGGCTTAAAGTTGGAGGCGCAATTCAGGGGGTGTATTTGGGGGTAGGATTTTCAGTTGGTGGCTGTAAAGGCCTACTGGACGAGCTTGGAG ATTCCAGTAAAACGGGGGAAATGGTGGAAGATGTGTTTATTGTGGTCAGAGGTGGTGACAGTGAAACAGTCTCCCGTCTTGCTGCAAAACAGCTGCCAACTCCAGACATCATGCAGCTGTGGGGCGATGCTGTGTTCTACAATCCAGATTTTATTAGCAAAAAG ataGAACCCCTCCATGAGTTGGTGCCGTCCCGTGACCCAAATGCTAACATCCTGAAGAAAAACCTGAAGAGAGCTCTGGCAGAGTACCTGAAAGAAACCAGCTCCTGTCGCTGCTCGCCCTGTCTCAATAACGGCATAGCAGTGCTCAAAG gcaCAAGGTGTGTTTGTATTTGCCCAGCTGGGTTCAGAGGAGTGAGCTGTGAGATAACCAAACGAAAAG CATCAGCAGTAGATGGCAGTTGGAGCTGTTGGTCTTCATGGTCCACCTGCTCACGAAAAACCCAGAAACGCACCCGTCAGTGTAACAATCCAGCGCCGCAGAACGGAGGAGTTACATGCCCTGGGCCAGAAGAGGAATCAGCTGATTGCTTCTAA
- the LOC127951532 gene encoding complement component C8 beta chain isoform X1, which translates to MYSFLQAKSACSKAILCLFIIGAVALCRSEEQPPKDPVDCSQSEWSPWTRCDPCLKKRYRYATLVQPSEFGGDPCHDQGREEEPCTAASRYSCQRHTPPCQGFRCTVTGRCVLEALRCNADDDCGDGSDELGCKKVYKACNQPTQEYYGIENLAKGFNILNGKLEAVVLDNRYYAGGCLPHFIQDVRYRKPYNIQQYTIETKGSYDFTLEAYESYSEYSKSETKATLSKTSVSFGIAIPNTFEFSFKYNDQKYKKTVTKMRNFSGTKKKFLRAHSELEVARYSLKTSDLMLHPEFMSRLQALPLEYTYGEYRQLYSDYGTHFIREATLGGDFEYTIVLNDETLEKSDYKLEDIKNCVQVGLKVGGAIQGVYLGVGFSVGGCKGLLDELGDSSKTGEMVEDVFIVVRGGDSETVSRLAAKQLPTPDIMQLWGDAVFYNPDFISKKIEPLHELVPSRDPNANILKKNLKRALAEYLKETSSCRCSPCLNNGIAVLKGTRCVCICPAGFRGVSCEITKRKASAVDGSWSCWSSWSTCSRKTQKRTRQCNNPAPQNGGVTCPGPEEESADCF; encoded by the exons atgtacagtttcCTACAAGCAAAATCAGCCTGCAGCAAAGCAAtactttgtctgttcattatagG TGCTGTAGCGCTCTGTCGTTCAGAAGAACAACCGCCTAAAGACCCAGTGGACTGTTCACAGTCTGAATGGTCCCCATGGACTCGCTGTGACCCCTGCCTTAAGAAGAGG TATCGCTACGCCACGCTGGTCCAGCCGTCTGAGTTTGGAGGAGATCCGTGTCATGATCAGGGCCGAGAGGAGGAACCCTGCACCGCTGCATCGAGATACTCCTGCCAGAGACACACTCCTCCATGCCAGGGCTTTCGCTGCACCGTCACAG GTCGCTGTGTGCTGGAGGCTCTGCGCTGTAACGCTGATGATGACTGCGGGGATGGCTCTGATGAACTGGGCTGTAAAAAGGTGTACAAAGCCTGTAATCAGCCAACCCAGGAGTATTATGGGATCGAGAATCTTGCCAAAGG ATTCAACATTTTGAATGGTAAACTGGAAGCAGTGGTGCTCGATAACCGATACTACGCTGGCGGCTGCTTGCCTCATTTCATCCAAGATGTTCGCTACAGGAAGCCGTATAATATACAACAGTACACAATAGAG ACAAAAGGCTCTTATGATTTCACACTGGAGGCATATGAATCTTACAGTGAATACTCCAAGAGTGAAACAAAGGCAACTTTGTCCAAGACCAGCGTCTCATTTGGAATTGCTATTCCTAATACTTTtgagttcagttttaaatataatGACCAAAAGTACAAGAAGACAGTGACGAAGATGCGCAACTTTTCTGGGACG AAAAAGAAATTTCTCCGAGCTCACTCTGAACTTGAGGTAGCGCGCTATTCTTTAAAAACATCAGACCTGATGTTACACCCTGAATTCATGTCCCGCTTGCAAGCCCTGCCACTGGAATACACATACGGAGAATATCGGCAGCTCTACAGTGACTACGGAACACATTTCATCAGAGAGGCGACTCTCGGTGGAGATTTCGAATATACTATTGTCCTCAATGATGAGACATTAGAGAAATCTG ACTACAAGCTTGAAGATATCAAGAACTGTGTACAAGTTGGGCTTAAAGTTGGAGGCGCAATTCAGGGGGTGTATTTGGGGGTAGGATTTTCAGTTGGTGGCTGTAAAGGCCTACTGGACGAGCTTGGAG ATTCCAGTAAAACGGGGGAAATGGTGGAAGATGTGTTTATTGTGGTCAGAGGTGGTGACAGTGAAACAGTCTCCCGTCTTGCTGCAAAACAGCTGCCAACTCCAGACATCATGCAGCTGTGGGGCGATGCTGTGTTCTACAATCCAGATTTTATTAGCAAAAAG ataGAACCCCTCCATGAGTTGGTGCCGTCCCGTGACCCAAATGCTAACATCCTGAAGAAAAACCTGAAGAGAGCTCTGGCAGAGTACCTGAAAGAAACCAGCTCCTGTCGCTGCTCGCCCTGTCTCAATAACGGCATAGCAGTGCTCAAAG gcaCAAGGTGTGTTTGTATTTGCCCAGCTGGGTTCAGAGGAGTGAGCTGTGAGATAACCAAACGAAAAG CATCAGCAGTAGATGGCAGTTGGAGCTGTTGGTCTTCATGGTCCACCTGCTCACGAAAAACCCAGAAACGCACCCGTCAGTGTAACAATCCAGCGCCGCAGAACGGAGGAGTTACATGCCCTGGGCCAGAAGAGGAATCAGCTGATTGCTTCTAA